In the Streptomyces sp. f51 genome, one interval contains:
- a CDS encoding M48 family metalloprotease, which translates to MILLLLVPLLVPFALGPLARRCLDRLTPVAALWSVTLALVVLAGASVASLGALVLTGLLKVPLLAGLGNLVHPLRTASDLVVLPAAAAATGVLTLGAWTVVRSALRQSRAFRSARSQADRRPAAGDLCVIESPHPDAYALPGRPHRIVVTTAMLRSLCADEREALFAHERAHNAGGHHRFLVVAELAAHCHPGLRKVRATVALAAERAADEAAALAVGDRRLIARAIARAALATGEARSQRPDFAPAATAGPVPQRVAALLSAPRHHPRAAAWIAVLLAACAAVSAGASGAGVVAFHHQVEIAQGEEVR; encoded by the coding sequence ATGATCCTTCTCCTCCTGGTGCCGCTTCTGGTCCCCTTCGCCCTGGGACCGCTGGCCCGCCGCTGCCTCGACCGGCTCACCCCGGTGGCCGCGCTGTGGTCGGTGACCCTCGCGCTCGTCGTGCTGGCCGGGGCGTCCGTCGCCTCGCTGGGCGCGCTCGTCCTGACGGGACTGCTCAAGGTGCCCCTGCTCGCCGGTCTCGGCAACCTCGTCCATCCGCTGCGCACGGCCTCGGACCTCGTCGTGCTGCCCGCCGCCGCCGCGGCGACCGGTGTGCTCACCCTCGGCGCCTGGACCGTCGTCCGCTCCGCCCTGCGCCAGTCGCGCGCCTTCCGCTCCGCCCGCAGCCAGGCGGACCGCCGTCCCGCCGCGGGCGACCTGTGCGTCATCGAGTCACCGCACCCCGACGCCTACGCGCTTCCCGGCCGCCCGCACCGCATCGTCGTCACCACCGCGATGCTGCGCAGCCTCTGCGCCGACGAGCGCGAGGCACTCTTCGCCCACGAGCGGGCCCACAACGCGGGCGGCCACCACCGCTTCCTCGTCGTCGCCGAACTCGCGGCCCACTGCCACCCGGGGCTGCGCAAGGTCCGCGCCACCGTCGCGCTCGCGGCGGAGCGTGCCGCGGACGAGGCCGCGGCACTCGCCGTGGGCGACCGGAGGCTGATCGCACGGGCCATCGCCCGCGCCGCCCTGGCCACCGGCGAGGCCCGCTCCCAGCGCCCCGACTTCGCCCCCGCGGCCACCGCCGGGCCCGTCCCCCAGCGGGTCGCGGCCCTTCTCTCCGCTCCCCGGCACCACCCCCGCGCCGCCGCCTGGATCGCCGTCCTGCTCGCCGCCTGCGCCGC
- a CDS encoding BlaI/MecI/CopY family transcriptional regulator → MSSDKDERRPAGELEASVMAALWAAGVPLTPGRVQSELDSGLARTTVTTILSRLHEKGIVRRERLGRGYAYVPVQDPHGLTARRMHTELDRDDDRETALARFVAQLSPDDERLLRDLLEPDLDARPGPGEG, encoded by the coding sequence ATGAGCAGTGACAAGGACGAACGCCGGCCTGCGGGAGAGCTGGAGGCCAGCGTGATGGCGGCTCTGTGGGCCGCGGGCGTGCCGCTCACGCCCGGACGCGTGCAGAGCGAGCTGGACTCCGGTCTGGCCCGCACGACGGTGACGACGATCCTCTCCCGGCTGCACGAGAAGGGGATCGTCCGCCGCGAGAGGCTCGGGCGGGGCTACGCGTACGTCCCCGTCCAGGACCCGCACGGCCTCACCGCTCGCCGCATGCACACCGAGCTGGACCGCGACGACGACCGGGAGACCGCGCTGGCCCGCTTCGTCGCCCAGCTCAGCCCCGACGACGAGCGGCTCCTGCGGGACCTGCTGGAGCCGGACCTCGACGCGCGCCCGGGACCGGGTGAGGGATGA
- a CDS encoding phosphatase PAP2 family protein: MILALDGSAIDGSAYRYVTGLAHSSPSWLDSTVSLWSTYGLGLFAVLMVLTWWRARRESPGAALLALAVPVVVVLAYVVDLGVKLLVREDRPCQSLRVATLEACPAHGDWSFPSNHAAIAAAAAVALFLVSRRVGTVAIVAAGAMAASRVWVGVHYPHDVAAGLLVGTLVAMTTVAAVRRLPDVSGHPLAASRLGVLLLAPRLAKSG; encoded by the coding sequence ATGATCCTGGCTCTCGACGGATCGGCCATCGACGGCTCCGCCTACCGGTACGTGACCGGTCTCGCGCATTCCTCCCCCTCCTGGCTCGACAGCACGGTGTCCCTCTGGTCGACGTACGGCCTCGGCCTGTTCGCCGTGCTGATGGTGCTGACCTGGTGGCGCGCCCGGCGCGAGAGCCCCGGGGCCGCGCTGCTCGCGCTCGCCGTGCCCGTCGTCGTGGTCCTGGCGTACGTGGTGGACCTCGGCGTGAAGCTGCTGGTGCGCGAGGACCGTCCCTGCCAGAGCCTGCGGGTGGCCACGCTCGAGGCGTGCCCGGCCCACGGCGACTGGTCGTTCCCGAGCAATCACGCGGCGATCGCGGCCGCGGCGGCCGTCGCGCTGTTCCTCGTCTCGCGCCGCGTCGGCACCGTCGCCATCGTGGCCGCCGGGGCGATGGCCGCCTCCCGGGTCTGGGTGGGCGTGCACTATCCGCACGACGTGGCGGCCGGTCTGCTCGTCGGCACACTGGTCGCGATGACGACGGTCGCGGCCGTACGAAGGCTGCCCGACGTGTCGGGACACCCGCTGGCAGCGTCACGGCTCGGGGTCCTGCTCCTCGCTCCCCGGCTCGCGAAGAGCGGGTGA
- a CDS encoding DedA family protein has translation MAAPLFTASDLAVNILSAQSLLAAFGVLGVGVVMFAETGLLIGFFLPGDSLLFTAGLLCTGSGQHGLKLSLPPLLIAAALGALIGAQTGYLIGRKAGGALLARGSSPRLQSGAHRAEELLHRYGHAKAIVLARFVPVVRTVLNPMAGALGVPVRTFTLWQVVGGLVWSIGLTLAGYALGSSIPNVDKYLLPIVAVIVLVSLTPLAVELYRSRRRGTPSKEEVQG, from the coding sequence ATGGCTGCACCATTGTTCACAGCGTCCGACCTCGCCGTGAATATTCTCTCCGCGCAGTCCCTGCTCGCCGCCTTCGGTGTGCTGGGGGTGGGCGTGGTGATGTTCGCGGAGACCGGCCTGCTGATCGGCTTCTTCCTGCCCGGTGACTCCCTGCTGTTCACGGCGGGCCTGCTCTGCACGGGTTCGGGGCAGCACGGCCTGAAGCTGTCGCTCCCCCCGTTGCTGATCGCGGCGGCTCTGGGCGCCCTGATCGGCGCCCAGACGGGTTATCTGATCGGCCGGAAGGCGGGCGGCGCGCTGCTCGCCCGCGGTTCCTCCCCCCGCCTCCAGTCGGGGGCGCACCGCGCGGAGGAGCTCCTCCATCGGTACGGCCACGCCAAGGCGATCGTGCTGGCACGCTTCGTCCCCGTCGTGCGTACGGTGCTGAACCCGATGGCGGGCGCCCTGGGCGTGCCGGTGCGGACCTTCACCCTCTGGCAGGTGGTCGGCGGCCTCGTCTGGAGCATCGGCCTCACCCTCGCGGGCTACGCGCTGGGCTCGTCCATCCCGAACGTCGACAAGTACCTGCTCCCGATCGTCGCGGTCATCGTCCTCGTGTCCCTGACCCCGCTCGCCGTGGAGCTGTACCGCTCGCGCCGCCGGGGGACCCCGAGCAAGGAGGAGGTGCAGGGATGA
- a CDS encoding response regulator transcription factor produces MRRTVLVVEDDHALRDVLRRGLRDEGFDTVPAPDGATALRLAGDGIDAAVLDVGLPDADGRDVCQAIRANGFLSPVIFLTAHHHLTDRLAGFSAGGDDYLPKPFHLPELAARLRAALKRAGPGPSDTTGDLVLDPVAHSLTVRGERVALTPTEFRLLAALMAASGAIVGRRELTRAGWPEGAQVSDNTLDQYLTRLRRKLRDGGSELTVTTARGIGHRLS; encoded by the coding sequence ATGCGCCGAACGGTCCTGGTCGTCGAGGACGACCACGCGCTGCGTGACGTCCTGCGGCGCGGGCTGCGGGACGAGGGCTTCGACACCGTGCCGGCGCCGGACGGCGCCACCGCGCTGCGGCTGGCCGGGGACGGCATCGACGCGGCCGTCCTCGACGTCGGGCTGCCCGACGCCGACGGCCGGGACGTGTGCCAGGCGATCCGCGCCAACGGCTTCCTCTCCCCCGTGATCTTCCTGACGGCCCACCACCACCTCACCGACCGGCTGGCCGGCTTCTCGGCCGGGGGCGACGACTATCTGCCCAAGCCGTTCCATCTGCCGGAGCTCGCCGCCCGGCTGCGGGCGGCCCTCAAGCGCGCCGGACCGGGTCCGTCCGACACCACCGGCGACCTGGTCCTTGACCCGGTCGCGCACAGCCTGACCGTGCGGGGCGAGCGCGTCGCGCTGACTCCGACGGAGTTCCGGCTGCTGGCGGCGCTGATGGCGGCGTCCGGTGCGATCGTCGGCCGTCGCGAGCTGACCCGGGCCGGCTGGCCCGAGGGCGCCCAGGTCAGTGACAACACGCTCGACCAGTATCTGACCCGGCTGCGCCGCAAGCTCCGGGACGGCGGCAGCGAGCTGACGGTCACGACCGCGCGGGGCATCGGACACCGGCTGTCATGA